Proteins encoded in a region of the Prinia subflava isolate CZ2003 ecotype Zambia chromosome 24, Cam_Psub_1.2, whole genome shotgun sequence genome:
- the IFNLR1 gene encoding interferon lambda receptor 1 isoform X1, translated as MRTDQGKAFVINGKFCFAVCGWRVGALVALCLLQQAQGHVQLLPPQNVTLLSKDFAMILSWAAGEGYPPGVTYTVRYESQDRLDKWMKVPHCQNIPRTFCNLTCALSSLYVKARARVKALWGQSRSPWVKSQFRDYYSDVELAPPVLSLDVRDNSIHVSASFPLPACVESLTWKYDLNLWEAGSQDKKKYEGYFRKDTVIINTTALRGNYCFSARALYESISLKHSEFSQPVCVLLNHKAMDWKFLLLVVILLFVLPISVAGPFICCLVKHEAKHRKMPQVLDFSQFKAAGPTFHLEFSEKEFCSDDLNCTEKPVPQRRANRASGGHHLPWRASFPSSSSSSSSSEDEEEEESSALIPYHEMPRYPKRLLSCQAPPAALGKSSLGLGSGGVSVDSGSVPDLRALGFTLFAERKAEVDTSGPQADEDTALYVSSSLGRISLTDVRFPGGSEHGQGDGNRDERLGMASLQPLLGGICADPHSHRKAPHSSRDFQKSILDLQLQRDSTAQPREDPSRQLLIPLWTLQVAEDEGIASDCGSDDSTEPTVLGDAFETSNTEEKYGPKLQFPGYEHSHYLGRI; from the exons ATGAGAACGGACCAAGGAAAGGCATTTGTGATAAATGGGAAgttctgctttgctgtgtgtgGCTGGAGGGTGGGAGCCCTGGTGGCTCTGTGCCTTCTGCAGCAGGCTCAAG GTCATGTTCAACTTCTCCCTCCTCAAAATGTGACGCTGCTGTCGAAGGACTTTGCCATGATTttgagctgggctgcaggggaaggtTATCCCCCAGGTGTGACCTACACTGTGAGGTACGAAAG CCAGGATCGCCTGGACAAATGGATGAAGGTTCCTCACTGCCAAAACATCCCCAGAACCTTCTGCAATCTGACCTGTGCCCTCTCCAGCTTGTACGTGAAGGCGCGGGCCCGGGTGAAGGCGCTGTGGGGACAGTCCCGGTCGCCGTGGGTGAAATCCCAGTTCAGGGATTATTACTCAGACG TGGAGCTGGCTCCCCCCGTGCTGTCCCTGGACGTCAGGGACAATTCCATCCACGTGAGCgcctccttccccctgcccGCCTGTGTGGAGAGCCTCACCTGGAAGTACGACCTGAACCTCTGGGAAGCAGGATCTCAAGACAAG AAGAAGTACGAAGGTTACTTCAGGAAGGACACGGTGATCATCAACACCACTGCTCTCAGGGGCAATTACTGCTTCAGTGCCAGGGCTCTGTACGAAAGCATCAGCTTGAAGCACAGCGAATTCTCCCAGCCAGTGTGTGTGCTGTTAAACCACAAAG CAATGGATTGGAAGTTTTTACTTCTGGTTGTGATCCTTCTGTTTGTCCTCCCCATCTCTGTGGCCGGTCCTTTCATCTGCTGCCTGGTGAAACACGAGGCCAAGCACAGGAAGATGCCTCAGGTTTTG GATTTCTCTCAATTTAAAGCTGCTGGACCAACCTTCCACTTGGAGTTCAGTGAAAAGGAATTCTGCAGTGATGATCTGAACTGCACAGAGAAGCCAGTGCCTCAAAGGAGGGCAAACAGAGCTTCAGGAGGACACCACCTGCCATGGAGGGCTTCTTTcccatcatcatcatcgtcatcatcGTCAtcagaggatgaggaggaagaagagagcAGCGCTTTGATCCCATACCATGAAATGCCCCGGTATCCAAAGAGACTCCTCAGCTGTCAGgcacccccagcagccctggggaaaagCAGCCTGGGTTTGGGATCTGGAGGTGTCTCTGTGGACAGCGGCTCTGTGCCTGACCTCAGGGCGCTGGGCTTCACCCTCTTTGCAGAGAGGAAGGCTGAGGTGGACACCTCGGGACCCCAGGCTGACGAGGACACAGCCCTGTATGTCAGCTCCTCCTTGGGAAGAATCTCCCTCACTGATGTGAGATTCCCAGGGGGCAGCGAGCACGGACAGGGTGATGGAAACAGGGATGAGAGGCTGGGAATGGCCTCCCTTCAGCCCCTGCTGGGGGGGATTTGTGCTGACCCCCACTCGCACAGGAAGGCTCCTCACTCCTCCAGGGATTTCCAGAAATCCATCCTTgatctgcagctgcagagggactcgACGGCCCAGCCCAGAGAGGatcccagcaggcagctgctcatCCCCCTGTGGACACTGCAGGTGGCAGAGGACGAAGGCATTGCCAGTGACTGTGGCAGTGACGATTCCACCGAGCCCACGGTGCTGGGTGACGCTTTTGAGACCtcaaatacagaggaaaaatatgGTCCAAAGTTGCAATTCCCAGGCTACGAGCACTCACATTACTTGGGAAGGATCTGA
- the IL22RA1 gene encoding interleukin-22 receptor subunit alpha-1 isoform X1, whose product MQPLLIVLAGVSVVGIVTTERPSCVKRAAFSSINFENILTWETEADIPPGTVFDVQYKQYGEKSWLNKRECQSITQLSCNLSQETENFTEHFYGRVRARGCSPGWARSERFEPRKETIIGAPQVEHIPHVRSIRLVIRPPPTPLRGEDGQQLTVEDICSKFGAVDYHLTMFNRRTQQQWTKSEHSKEFEVSNLDPDTEYNGTVYMGLLQRRSKPQMFWVKTLPDKTWILYCLVALAFCAGLVFAAGAYVIYKYIKQRSAQPRALDFRGISPFQPLTLTVEHIIKPLTLSKPSFFIPEAQLAQMSQHLEAPRPFCPYQQQADVPSLRPAPLEMPAPGAYAPQAAARSVPAAPGLPLTYGLCVQGTDRGPQPQHGLKEASPDGKLRTQELGKSCGRWDYTEQQAKVWKDRDRLESVVIQGSPGQPQLLVQSEGKAECVSLSVLEQGGCYRQQAELPLRLSAAKAAPDCAPEEELLPPLPAALLLSVRTANGESQEQWMLPEPSPHPANRAQLPGTAGTEMFPELSSGSAWDTDTPLAMLFKDLDLKVQWDEEDGTEFY is encoded by the exons ATGCAGCCACTTCTGATCGTCCTGGCTGGAGTTTCCGTGGTTG gcatTGTGACTACAGAGAGACCATCATGTGTGAAACGTGCAGCATTTTCTTCCATAAACTTTGAGAACATCCTGACGTGGGAAACGGAGGCAGATATTCCCCCTGGCACTGTGTTTGATGTCCAGTACAAACA GTATGGAGAGAAATCCTGGCTCAACAAACGTGAGTGCCAGAGCATCACCCAGCTCTCCTGCAACCTCAGCCAGGAGACGGAGAACTTCACGGAGCATTTCTACGGGCGGGTGcgggccaggggctgctcccccgGCTGGGCGCGCTCCGAGAGGTTCGAGCCCCGCAAGGAGA ccaTTATAGGGGCCCCACAAGTGGAACACATTCCCCACGTCCGCTCCATCAGGTTGGTGATCCGGCCGCCCCCCACGCCCCTGCGGGGTGAGGATGGCCAGCAGCTCACCGTGGAGGACATCTGCAGCAAATTCGGGGCTGTGGATTATCACCTGACAATGTTCAACaggaggacacagcagcag TGGACAAAGAGTGAGCACAGCAAAGAATTTGAAGTTTCCAACTTGGACCCAGACACTGAATACAACGGGACAGTTTATATGGGCCTGCTGCAGAGAAGGAGCAAACCTCAAATGTTTTGGGTGAAAACCCTGCCAG ACAAGACGTGGATCCTCTACTGTTTGGTGGCCCTGGCGTTCTGTGCTGGGCTGGTTTTTGCTGCCGGTGCTTATGTGATCTACAAATACATCAAACAGCgcagtgcccagcccagggccctG GACTTCAGAGGGATTTCACCGTTCCAGCCTCTCACGCTGACAGTGGAGCACATCATAAAGCCCCTCACTTTATCCAAACCCTCCTTTTTCATCCCTGAAGCGCAGCTGGCCCAGATGAGCCAACATTTGGAGGCACCGCGGCCGTTCTGTCCGTACCAGCAGCAGGCGGATGTTCCCTCGTTGCGGCCGGCCCCGCTGGAGATGCCAGCTCCGGGCGCTTACGCTCCGCAGGCGGCGGCGCGGAGcgtccccgcagccccggggctgccgctcACCTACGGGCTGTGCGTGCAGGGCACGGACCGCGGCCCGCAGCCCCAGCACGGCCTCAAGGAAGCTTCTCCAGATGGAAAACTCCGaacccaggagctgggaaagagcTGCGGCCGCTGGGAttacacagagcagcaggcaaaggtgtggaaggacagggacaggctggagtCGGTGGTGATCCAggggagccccgggcagccgcagctgctggtgcagagcgagggaaaggcagagtgcgtgtccctgtctgtgctggaaCAGGGAGGGTGCTACagacagcaggcagagctgcccctgcgGCTGTCGGCAGCGAAAGCTGCCCCAGACTGTGCtccagaggaggagctgctgccaccgCTGCCGGCAGCCCTGCTTCTCTCGGTCCGGACTGCGAACGGAGAGAGCCAGGAGCAGTGGATGCTGCCAGAGCCATCCCCACACCCCGCGAACAGAGCgcagctcccagggacagcGGGCACGGAAATGTTCCCGGAGCTGAGCAGCGGCTCCGCCTGGGACACGGACACTCCTCTGGCCATGCTCTTCAAAGATCTGGACCTGAAAGTGCAGTGGGATGAGGAGGACGGCACGGAATTTTATTAG
- the IFNLR1 gene encoding interferon lambda receptor 1 isoform X2: protein MRTDQGKAFVINGKFCFAVCGWRVGALVALCLLQQAQGHVQLLPPQNVTLLSKDFAMILSWAAGEGYPPGVTYTVSQDRLDKWMKVPHCQNIPRTFCNLTCALSSLYVKARARVKALWGQSRSPWVKSQFRDYYSDVELAPPVLSLDVRDNSIHVSASFPLPACVESLTWKYDLNLWEAGSQDKKKYEGYFRKDTVIINTTALRGNYCFSARALYESISLKHSEFSQPVCVLLNHKAMDWKFLLLVVILLFVLPISVAGPFICCLVKHEAKHRKMPQVLDFSQFKAAGPTFHLEFSEKEFCSDDLNCTEKPVPQRRANRASGGHHLPWRASFPSSSSSSSSSEDEEEEESSALIPYHEMPRYPKRLLSCQAPPAALGKSSLGLGSGGVSVDSGSVPDLRALGFTLFAERKAEVDTSGPQADEDTALYVSSSLGRISLTDVRFPGGSEHGQGDGNRDERLGMASLQPLLGGICADPHSHRKAPHSSRDFQKSILDLQLQRDSTAQPREDPSRQLLIPLWTLQVAEDEGIASDCGSDDSTEPTVLGDAFETSNTEEKYGPKLQFPGYEHSHYLGRI from the exons ATGAGAACGGACCAAGGAAAGGCATTTGTGATAAATGGGAAgttctgctttgctgtgtgtgGCTGGAGGGTGGGAGCCCTGGTGGCTCTGTGCCTTCTGCAGCAGGCTCAAG GTCATGTTCAACTTCTCCCTCCTCAAAATGTGACGCTGCTGTCGAAGGACTTTGCCATGATTttgagctgggctgcaggggaaggtTATCCCCCAGGTGTGACCTACACTGTGAG CCAGGATCGCCTGGACAAATGGATGAAGGTTCCTCACTGCCAAAACATCCCCAGAACCTTCTGCAATCTGACCTGTGCCCTCTCCAGCTTGTACGTGAAGGCGCGGGCCCGGGTGAAGGCGCTGTGGGGACAGTCCCGGTCGCCGTGGGTGAAATCCCAGTTCAGGGATTATTACTCAGACG TGGAGCTGGCTCCCCCCGTGCTGTCCCTGGACGTCAGGGACAATTCCATCCACGTGAGCgcctccttccccctgcccGCCTGTGTGGAGAGCCTCACCTGGAAGTACGACCTGAACCTCTGGGAAGCAGGATCTCAAGACAAG AAGAAGTACGAAGGTTACTTCAGGAAGGACACGGTGATCATCAACACCACTGCTCTCAGGGGCAATTACTGCTTCAGTGCCAGGGCTCTGTACGAAAGCATCAGCTTGAAGCACAGCGAATTCTCCCAGCCAGTGTGTGTGCTGTTAAACCACAAAG CAATGGATTGGAAGTTTTTACTTCTGGTTGTGATCCTTCTGTTTGTCCTCCCCATCTCTGTGGCCGGTCCTTTCATCTGCTGCCTGGTGAAACACGAGGCCAAGCACAGGAAGATGCCTCAGGTTTTG GATTTCTCTCAATTTAAAGCTGCTGGACCAACCTTCCACTTGGAGTTCAGTGAAAAGGAATTCTGCAGTGATGATCTGAACTGCACAGAGAAGCCAGTGCCTCAAAGGAGGGCAAACAGAGCTTCAGGAGGACACCACCTGCCATGGAGGGCTTCTTTcccatcatcatcatcgtcatcatcGTCAtcagaggatgaggaggaagaagagagcAGCGCTTTGATCCCATACCATGAAATGCCCCGGTATCCAAAGAGACTCCTCAGCTGTCAGgcacccccagcagccctggggaaaagCAGCCTGGGTTTGGGATCTGGAGGTGTCTCTGTGGACAGCGGCTCTGTGCCTGACCTCAGGGCGCTGGGCTTCACCCTCTTTGCAGAGAGGAAGGCTGAGGTGGACACCTCGGGACCCCAGGCTGACGAGGACACAGCCCTGTATGTCAGCTCCTCCTTGGGAAGAATCTCCCTCACTGATGTGAGATTCCCAGGGGGCAGCGAGCACGGACAGGGTGATGGAAACAGGGATGAGAGGCTGGGAATGGCCTCCCTTCAGCCCCTGCTGGGGGGGATTTGTGCTGACCCCCACTCGCACAGGAAGGCTCCTCACTCCTCCAGGGATTTCCAGAAATCCATCCTTgatctgcagctgcagagggactcgACGGCCCAGCCCAGAGAGGatcccagcaggcagctgctcatCCCCCTGTGGACACTGCAGGTGGCAGAGGACGAAGGCATTGCCAGTGACTGTGGCAGTGACGATTCCACCGAGCCCACGGTGCTGGGTGACGCTTTTGAGACCtcaaatacagaggaaaaatatgGTCCAAAGTTGCAATTCCCAGGCTACGAGCACTCACATTACTTGGGAAGGATCTGA
- the IL22RA1 gene encoding interleukin-22 receptor subunit alpha-1 isoform X2, translating to MSSTNSMERNPGSTNVSARASPSSPATSARRRRTSRSISTGGCGPGAAPPAGRAPRGSSPARRVAIIGAPQVEHIPHVRSIRLVIRPPPTPLRGEDGQQLTVEDICSKFGAVDYHLTMFNRRTQQQWTKSEHSKEFEVSNLDPDTEYNGTVYMGLLQRRSKPQMFWVKTLPDKTWILYCLVALAFCAGLVFAAGAYVIYKYIKQRSAQPRALDFRGISPFQPLTLTVEHIIKPLTLSKPSFFIPEAQLAQMSQHLEAPRPFCPYQQQADVPSLRPAPLEMPAPGAYAPQAAARSVPAAPGLPLTYGLCVQGTDRGPQPQHGLKEASPDGKLRTQELGKSCGRWDYTEQQAKVWKDRDRLESVVIQGSPGQPQLLVQSEGKAECVSLSVLEQGGCYRQQAELPLRLSAAKAAPDCAPEEELLPPLPAALLLSVRTANGESQEQWMLPEPSPHPANRAQLPGTAGTEMFPELSSGSAWDTDTPLAMLFKDLDLKVQWDEEDGTEFY from the exons ATGTCCAGTACAAACA GTATGGAGAGAAATCCTGGCTCAACAAACGTGAGTGCCAGAGCATCACCCAGCTCTCCTGCAACCTCAGCCAGGAGACGGAGAACTTCACGGAGCATTTCTACGGGCGGGTGcgggccaggggctgctcccccgGCTGGGCGCGCTCCGAGAGGTTCGAGCCCCGCAAGGAGAGTAG ccaTTATAGGGGCCCCACAAGTGGAACACATTCCCCACGTCCGCTCCATCAGGTTGGTGATCCGGCCGCCCCCCACGCCCCTGCGGGGTGAGGATGGCCAGCAGCTCACCGTGGAGGACATCTGCAGCAAATTCGGGGCTGTGGATTATCACCTGACAATGTTCAACaggaggacacagcagcag TGGACAAAGAGTGAGCACAGCAAAGAATTTGAAGTTTCCAACTTGGACCCAGACACTGAATACAACGGGACAGTTTATATGGGCCTGCTGCAGAGAAGGAGCAAACCTCAAATGTTTTGGGTGAAAACCCTGCCAG ACAAGACGTGGATCCTCTACTGTTTGGTGGCCCTGGCGTTCTGTGCTGGGCTGGTTTTTGCTGCCGGTGCTTATGTGATCTACAAATACATCAAACAGCgcagtgcccagcccagggccctG GACTTCAGAGGGATTTCACCGTTCCAGCCTCTCACGCTGACAGTGGAGCACATCATAAAGCCCCTCACTTTATCCAAACCCTCCTTTTTCATCCCTGAAGCGCAGCTGGCCCAGATGAGCCAACATTTGGAGGCACCGCGGCCGTTCTGTCCGTACCAGCAGCAGGCGGATGTTCCCTCGTTGCGGCCGGCCCCGCTGGAGATGCCAGCTCCGGGCGCTTACGCTCCGCAGGCGGCGGCGCGGAGcgtccccgcagccccggggctgccgctcACCTACGGGCTGTGCGTGCAGGGCACGGACCGCGGCCCGCAGCCCCAGCACGGCCTCAAGGAAGCTTCTCCAGATGGAAAACTCCGaacccaggagctgggaaagagcTGCGGCCGCTGGGAttacacagagcagcaggcaaaggtgtggaaggacagggacaggctggagtCGGTGGTGATCCAggggagccccgggcagccgcagctgctggtgcagagcgagggaaaggcagagtgcgtgtccctgtctgtgctggaaCAGGGAGGGTGCTACagacagcaggcagagctgcccctgcgGCTGTCGGCAGCGAAAGCTGCCCCAGACTGTGCtccagaggaggagctgctgccaccgCTGCCGGCAGCCCTGCTTCTCTCGGTCCGGACTGCGAACGGAGAGAGCCAGGAGCAGTGGATGCTGCCAGAGCCATCCCCACACCCCGCGAACAGAGCgcagctcccagggacagcGGGCACGGAAATGTTCCCGGAGCTGAGCAGCGGCTCCGCCTGGGACACGGACACTCCTCTGGCCATGCTCTTCAAAGATCTGGACCTGAAAGTGCAGTGGGATGAGGAGGACGGCACGGAATTTTATTAG